In a genomic window of Venatoribacter cucullus:
- the gpmI gene encoding 2,3-bisphosphoglycerate-independent phosphoglycerate mutase — MNARPVPTALIILDGWGYREETANNAIANANTPTWDRLLQQYPNVLIQTSGEAVGLPDGQMGNSEVGHMNLGAGRVVYQNFTRINKAIKDGELQQNAALCAAIDKAVANNAAVHFTGLLSPGGVHSHEEHLVALLQMAKARGAQRVFVHAILDGRDMPPRSAAPSIKLIEDTFAALGNGQIATVIGRFFSMDRDNRWERVQAGYDAMTLATGEFTAPSASAALAAAYERGENDEFVKATVIEGADGRVQDGDSIIFFNFRPDRARELTRAFVGGDEFKGFERAARPALADFVMLTEYAADIPASCAFPPETLSNGIGEYVSNLGLTQLRIAETEKYAHVTFFFSGGREEEYPGETRILVKSPNVATYDLQPEMSAPEVTDKLVAAIKNREFDLIVCNYANGDMVGHTGVYEAAVKAAECIDECIRRVTDALLEVGGECLITADHGNAEQMLDDNGQAMTQHTTGPVNLVYVNARQEPVSLSEGSLCDIAPTLLTMMGLEQPAEMTGRPLVRYGN, encoded by the coding sequence ATGAATGCACGTCCTGTACCGACCGCACTGATCATTCTCGATGGCTGGGGCTATCGCGAAGAAACCGCCAACAACGCCATTGCCAATGCCAATACACCCACCTGGGATCGTCTGCTGCAGCAATACCCGAACGTGCTGATTCAGACGTCCGGCGAGGCAGTCGGTCTGCCGGACGGTCAGATGGGCAACTCTGAAGTGGGCCACATGAACCTGGGCGCCGGCCGCGTGGTGTATCAGAACTTCACCCGCATCAACAAAGCCATTAAAGACGGCGAGCTGCAGCAGAACGCCGCCCTCTGTGCCGCCATCGACAAAGCCGTGGCCAATAACGCCGCTGTACACTTTACCGGCCTGCTGTCACCGGGCGGCGTGCACAGCCATGAAGAACATCTGGTGGCGCTGCTGCAGATGGCCAAAGCCCGCGGCGCGCAACGTGTGTTTGTGCACGCCATTCTTGATGGCCGCGATATGCCGCCGCGCTCTGCCGCGCCGTCCATTAAGCTGATTGAAGATACCTTCGCGGCACTGGGTAATGGTCAGATCGCCACCGTGATTGGCCGCTTCTTTTCCATGGACCGCGACAACCGCTGGGAACGGGTACAGGCCGGTTACGATGCCATGACCCTGGCCACAGGCGAGTTCACCGCCCCAAGCGCCAGCGCTGCGCTGGCGGCCGCTTACGAACGCGGCGAAAACGATGAATTCGTTAAAGCTACGGTGATTGAAGGCGCCGATGGCCGCGTACAGGACGGCGACAGCATTATTTTCTTTAACTTCCGCCCCGATCGCGCCCGTGAATTAACCCGCGCCTTTGTTGGTGGTGACGAGTTCAAAGGGTTTGAGCGCGCGGCGCGGCCAGCACTGGCCGACTTCGTGATGCTGACCGAATACGCCGCCGACATTCCGGCCAGCTGTGCCTTCCCACCGGAAACCCTCAGCAACGGCATCGGCGAATACGTTTCCAACCTCGGCTTAACCCAGCTGCGGATTGCTGAAACCGAGAAATACGCCCACGTTACGTTCTTCTTTTCCGGTGGCCGTGAGGAAGAATACCCGGGCGAAACCCGCATTCTGGTGAAATCCCCCAACGTCGCCACCTACGATCTGCAGCCGGAAATGAGCGCGCCGGAAGTCACCGACAAACTGGTGGCCGCCATTAAAAACCGCGAGTTCGACCTGATCGTGTGCAACTACGCCAATGGCGACATGGTCGGCCACACCGGCGTGTACGAAGCCGCCGTAAAAGCCGCGGAATGCATCGACGAATGCATCCGCCGCGTTACCGACGCGCTGCTGGAAGTGGGCGGCGAATGCCTGATCACCGCCGACCACGGCAACGCCGAGCAAATGCTGGACGACAATGGCCAGGCCATGACTCAGCACACCACCGGCCCGGTGAATCTGGTTTATGTGAATGCCCGTCAGGAACCGGTCAGCCTCAGCGAAGGCAGCCTGTGCGACATCGCCCCGACCCTGCTGACCATGATGGGGCTGGAGCAGCCAGCCGAAATGACCGGCCGGCCACTGGTCCGTTACGGCAACTGA
- a CDS encoding rhodanese-like domain-containing protein: MDRLFEFIGNNWWLVGLWAVFLLALLRDNNQRSGKTVSPSEATLMINKENALVLDIRDKKDFSAGHLANALNIPYANLATRLDELSAHKERPIILVCKSGQTVTVAGKMLREKGFNAVRMSGGMMEWNNLNLPVVRG; the protein is encoded by the coding sequence ATGGATCGTCTGTTTGAATTTATCGGCAATAACTGGTGGCTGGTGGGCTTGTGGGCCGTGTTTTTACTGGCGTTGCTGCGCGACAACAATCAGCGCAGCGGTAAAACCGTCAGCCCCTCTGAAGCCACGCTGATGATCAATAAAGAAAATGCGCTGGTACTGGATATCCGTGACAAGAAGGATTTCAGTGCCGGTCACCTGGCCAATGCCCTGAATATTCCTTATGCCAATCTGGCTACCCGCCTGGATGAGCTGAGCGCCCACAAAGAGCGGCCGATCATCCTGGTGTGCAAATCCGGCCAGACCGTCACCGTTGCCGGCAAAATGCTGCGTGAAAAAGGCTTTAATGCCGTGCGCATGAGTGGCGGCATGATGGAATGGAACAACCTTAATCTGCCCGTCGTACGCGGCTGA
- the secB gene encoding protein-export chaperone SecB, with the protein MAENQQPQFALQRLYIKDASFEAPNSPMAFTKEWQPEIKLDLNSGARKLDDSHYEVFIKVTVTATNADETAFLVELVQAGLFAMVNIPEEQMKPMLGAMCPNILFPYLRESIDSLVVKGGFPALMLAPINFDALYQQRAAQEAAQQAEAPQATH; encoded by the coding sequence ATGGCCGAGAACCAGCAGCCCCAATTTGCTTTGCAGCGTCTGTACATTAAAGACGCTTCCTTTGAAGCACCGAATTCACCAATGGCGTTCACCAAAGAATGGCAGCCCGAGATCAAACTGGATCTGAACAGCGGCGCCCGCAAGCTGGACGACAGCCATTACGAAGTGTTCATTAAGGTAACCGTTACCGCCACCAACGCCGATGAAACCGCGTTTTTGGTAGAGCTGGTACAGGCCGGCCTGTTCGCCATGGTGAACATTCCGGAAGAGCAGATGAAGCCGATGCTGGGCGCCATGTGCCCGAACATCCTGTTCCCGTACCTGCGCGAAAGCATCGACAGCCTGGTGGTAAAAGGCGGCTTCCCGGCCCTGATGCTGGCGCCGATCAACTTCGATGCCCTGTACCAGCAGCGTGCGGCGCAGGAAGCGGCACAGCAGGCGGAAGCACCGCAAGCGACACACTGA
- a CDS encoding PQQ-dependent sugar dehydrogenase, with protein sequence MKTLLLLIATLFTGGLQAAPAPQLLTDKLNQPWGMAFVASGQLLISERAGTLQLFDTASGNLAAVGGTPDVWFNGQGGLLDIAVPPDYQPGGWIYFTWSAPQDNGKAVTALGRARLDIQRQPLQLHNWQTLLKTRSATASGQHFGSRIAFDEQHVFFSIGDRGERGLAQRLDSHAGKILRLTRDGTIPADNPFLNQPDALPEIWSYGHRNPQGLAYDRQHKRLWAIEHGPRGGDEINLIKPGQNYGWPVVSWGKEYWNPMFVGESRSRPDMTDPVKMYDPSIAPGSLLRYSGAAHPHWQGNLLAGALKLQHLNRVTLQDTEAVAEERLLSELNERLRALTTDTQGRLYIATDTGKLFRY encoded by the coding sequence ATGAAAACTCTGTTGTTGCTGATTGCTACCCTGTTTACCGGAGGGCTGCAAGCCGCACCGGCACCGCAGCTGCTGACCGATAAACTCAACCAGCCCTGGGGCATGGCCTTTGTAGCCTCCGGGCAGCTATTGATCAGCGAACGCGCCGGAACCCTGCAATTATTTGACACCGCCAGCGGCAACCTTGCCGCCGTAGGCGGCACCCCGGATGTCTGGTTTAACGGCCAGGGTGGCCTGCTGGATATTGCCGTACCGCCCGACTATCAACCCGGGGGCTGGATTTATTTCACCTGGAGCGCGCCGCAGGACAATGGCAAGGCGGTCACCGCCTTAGGCCGCGCCCGACTGGATATCCAGCGCCAGCCATTACAACTGCATAACTGGCAAACCCTGCTCAAGACCCGCTCAGCGACCGCCAGCGGTCAACATTTTGGCAGCCGTATCGCCTTTGACGAGCAGCATGTGTTCTTCAGTATCGGTGATCGCGGGGAGCGGGGGCTGGCACAGCGACTGGATTCTCACGCTGGTAAAATTCTGCGCCTGACGCGCGACGGCACCATCCCGGCGGATAACCCTTTTCTTAATCAGCCAGACGCCTTGCCGGAGATCTGGTCTTACGGCCACCGTAACCCACAGGGGCTGGCTTACGACCGGCAGCATAAAAGACTTTGGGCCATTGAGCATGGGCCACGCGGTGGTGATGAAATCAACCTGATCAAGCCGGGCCAGAATTATGGCTGGCCGGTCGTTTCCTGGGGTAAGGAATACTGGAACCCGATGTTTGTCGGGGAGTCACGCAGTCGGCCAGACATGACCGATCCGGTGAAAATGTACGATCCCTCCATCGCCCCCGGCTCCCTGCTGCGTTACAGCGGTGCGGCCCATCCGCACTGGCAGGGCAACCTGCTGGCCGGGGCACTGAAACTACAACACCTGAATCGGGTGACGCTGCAAGACACGGAAGCCGTAGCAGAAGAGCGCTTACTGAGTGAACTGAATGAGCGCTTACGCGCGCTGACAACGGATACCCAGGGGCGGCTTTATATTGCCACGGATACGGGAAAGCTATTTAGGTATTGA
- the trmL gene encoding tRNA (uridine(34)/cytosine(34)/5-carboxymethylaminomethyluridine(34)-2'-O)-methyltransferase TrmL, whose product MFNIVLFEPEIPPNTGNIIRLCANTGCQLHLIEPLGFSMDEKSLRRAGLDYSEFTHIRQYPNFADFVASQQPERIFALTTKGSTTHSAAQFQAGDYLLFGPETRGLPEDIRLQIPHSRWLRLPMLPQSRSMNLSNAVAVMVYEGWRQLGYAGGQ is encoded by the coding sequence ATGTTCAATATTGTACTGTTCGAACCGGAAATACCGCCCAACACCGGCAATATTATCCGTTTATGCGCCAACACCGGCTGCCAGTTGCATCTGATTGAACCGCTGGGGTTCAGCATGGATGAAAAAAGCCTGCGCCGCGCCGGGCTGGATTATTCCGAATTCACCCACATACGCCAATACCCAAACTTTGCAGACTTTGTCGCAAGTCAGCAACCAGAGAGGATTTTCGCCCTGACAACCAAAGGCAGCACTACCCACTCAGCAGCACAGTTCCAGGCCGGGGATTATTTGCTGTTTGGTCCGGAAACCCGCGGACTGCCAGAGGATATCCGTCTGCAGATACCACATTCACGCTGGTTGCGCCTGCCGATGCTGCCGCAGTCGCGCAGTATGAACCTGTCCAACGCCGTGGCGGTGATGGTGTACGAAGGCTGGCGCCAGTTGGGCTATGCTGGGGGCCAATAA
- a CDS encoding DUF6701 domain-containing protein encodes MRHNINYAAPVFLQDDFNNTGALENPSGLATFGIFRGHDRVIYWREVGR; translated from the coding sequence TTGCGCCATAACATTAATTATGCGGCACCGGTATTTTTGCAGGATGATTTTAATAACACCGGCGCGCTGGAAAATCCCTCGGGTTTGGCCACCTTCGGGATTTTCCGCGGCCACGACCGGGTTATTTACTGGCGGGAAGTGGGGCGCTGA
- the glnG gene encoding nitrogen regulation protein NR(I) — protein sequence MNTVWIIDDDKSIRWVLEKALQQAGLNTRVFEQAEPALQALQHEHPDAIISDIRMPGLDGLALLRQAQQAHPELPVIIMTAHSDLESAVSSYQQGAFEYLPKPFDVDEAVSLLQRAVNHFAELNAAQEPVADADSTPEIIGEAPAMQEVFRAIGRLSQSNITVLINGESGTGKELVAHALHKHSPRSAQPFIALNMAAIPKDLIESELFGHEKGSFTGAGGQRHGRFEQANGGTLFLDEIGDMPADTQTRLLRVLADGEFYRVGGTTPVKVNVRIIAATHQNLETLVKEGRFREDLFHRLNVIRIHLPRLADRREDIPKLLTHFLKRAAEELNSEIKVLRPETEHYLSSLDWPGNVRQLENICRWITVMASGREVLISDLPPELLNQQGNAQTSGNWEQGLRYWADQQLTHGVKNLLDIAVPAFERIMIETALQHTAGRRRDAAALLGWGRNTLTRKIKELNMDGAGHDDDDQDHDGDD from the coding sequence ATGAATACTGTCTGGATTATTGATGACGATAAATCGATCCGCTGGGTACTGGAAAAAGCCCTGCAACAGGCAGGCCTGAATACCCGGGTGTTTGAACAGGCAGAACCGGCACTGCAGGCTCTGCAGCACGAGCATCCCGATGCCATTATTTCCGATATCCGTATGCCCGGCCTGGATGGTCTGGCGTTGCTGCGCCAGGCACAACAGGCGCATCCGGAATTACCGGTCATTATTATGACGGCGCACTCCGATCTGGAAAGTGCAGTATCGTCCTACCAGCAAGGGGCATTTGAATATTTACCCAAACCCTTTGATGTGGATGAAGCCGTCAGCCTGCTGCAACGGGCGGTAAACCACTTTGCTGAACTGAATGCCGCGCAGGAACCGGTCGCCGATGCCGACAGCACACCGGAAATTATTGGTGAAGCACCGGCCATGCAGGAAGTTTTCCGCGCCATCGGCCGGCTGTCCCAGTCCAACATTACCGTGTTAATTAATGGTGAGTCGGGTACCGGTAAAGAACTGGTGGCCCATGCACTGCATAAGCACAGCCCGCGTTCAGCGCAGCCTTTTATTGCCCTGAATATGGCCGCCATTCCCAAAGATCTGATTGAATCTGAATTATTCGGCCACGAAAAAGGCTCTTTTACCGGCGCCGGTGGCCAGCGTCATGGTCGCTTTGAACAGGCCAACGGCGGCACCCTGTTTCTGGATGAAATCGGCGATATGCCGGCCGATACCCAAACCCGTTTGTTGCGGGTACTGGCCGACGGCGAGTTTTACCGCGTTGGTGGCACCACCCCGGTTAAAGTGAATGTGCGTATTATTGCCGCCACCCACCAGAACCTGGAAACCCTGGTCAAAGAAGGCCGCTTCCGCGAAGACTTATTCCACCGTCTGAACGTCATCCGCATTCATCTGCCCAGATTAGCTGACCGCCGCGAAGATATTCCGAAGTTATTAACGCACTTCCTGAAGCGCGCCGCCGAAGAATTAAATTCTGAAATTAAAGTACTGCGCCCGGAAACCGAGCATTATTTAAGTTCGCTCGACTGGCCCGGCAACGTCCGCCAGCTGGAGAATATCTGCCGTTGGATTACCGTTATGGCGTCCGGCCGCGAAGTGTTAATCAGCGACCTGCCACCGGAATTACTGAACCAGCAAGGCAATGCCCAAACCTCAGGCAACTGGGAACAGGGGTTGCGTTACTGGGCTGATCAGCAACTCACCCACGGGGTAAAAAACCTGCTGGATATCGCCGTGCCGGCGTTCGAGCGGATTATGATTGAAACCGCCCTGCAACATACCGCCGGTCGTCGCCGCGATGCCGCCGCCCTGCTGGGCTGGGGCCGTAATACCCTGACCCGGAAAATCAAAGAGCTGAATATGGATGGCGCCGGTCATGATGACGATGACCAGGACCACGACGGGGACGACTGA
- the glnL gene encoding nitrogen regulation protein NR(II): MLASAIINQRLLEHLNTGILLLDSKLNVLYMNPAAEALLEMSGKRGVGVFFPDLAIESDEATQALYEAIRSNHSFTKREAVIHLHNHTQITLDYSASPVLHPETRKPSLLIELQGRDRLMRISREEQLIATQETTRSLVRGLAHEIKNPLGGIRGAAQLLERELPSAGLKEYTNIIIEEADRLRDLVDRLLGPRQIPRQEQVNIHEVLERVCQLIEVESAGRIRILRDYDPSIPELLADKGQLIQAMLNISRNAMQAMLEALPAIEQPTLSLRTRTIRQFTIGHQRHRLVAKIDIADNGPGIPMELRENLFYPMVSGRADGTGLGLSIAQSIINQKSGIIEFSSQDNKTVFSIYLPLE; this comes from the coding sequence ATGCTGGCCAGCGCCATCATTAACCAGCGCCTGCTGGAACACCTGAACACCGGCATTTTGCTGCTCGACAGTAAACTGAACGTGCTGTACATGAACCCGGCCGCCGAAGCCCTGCTGGAAATGAGCGGCAAGCGCGGTGTGGGGGTGTTTTTTCCCGATCTGGCCATCGAGTCCGATGAGGCGACCCAGGCGCTCTATGAAGCCATCCGCAGCAATCACTCTTTTACCAAGCGCGAAGCCGTTATTCATCTGCACAACCATACGCAAATCACGCTGGATTACAGCGCCAGCCCGGTGCTGCACCCGGAAACCCGCAAGCCCTCGTTACTGATCGAACTGCAGGGCCGCGACCGCCTGATGCGCATCAGCCGGGAAGAACAGCTGATTGCCACCCAGGAAACCACCCGTTCACTGGTGCGCGGTTTAGCCCATGAAATTAAAAACCCCCTTGGCGGCATCCGGGGCGCCGCGCAGTTACTGGAACGCGAGCTGCCGTCAGCGGGTTTAAAGGAATACACCAATATTATTATTGAAGAGGCTGACCGCCTGCGTGATCTGGTTGACCGGCTGCTGGGCCCGCGCCAGATTCCGCGCCAGGAACAGGTGAATATTCACGAAGTGCTGGAACGGGTATGCCAGCTGATTGAAGTGGAATCGGCCGGCCGCATCCGCATTCTGCGCGATTATGACCCCTCTATTCCGGAATTGCTGGCCGACAAAGGCCAGCTGATTCAGGCCATGCTGAACATCAGCCGTAATGCCATGCAGGCCATGTTGGAAGCCCTGCCGGCCATCGAGCAGCCGACCCTGAGCCTGCGCACCCGTACGATACGGCAATTTACCATTGGCCATCAGCGCCACCGTCTGGTGGCCAAAATTGATATCGCTGATAACGGCCCGGGCATTCCCATGGAACTGCGCGAAAATCTTTTTTATCCCATGGTCAGCGGCCGCGCCGATGGTACCGGACTGGGGTTATCCATCGCTCAGTCCATCATTAATCAAAAAAGCGGCATTATTGAGTTCAGCAGCCAGGACAATAAAACCGTCTTCTCCATTTACTTACCGTTGGAATAA
- a CDS encoding DUF4124 domain-containing protein, which produces MKFLLLLLCVVSAQVLATEVYISRDADGNVTFSDKPGANAQRHEVRELPSIPAVRIPDSAPQPAKVNEPSFSYTSLSIITPVDGQQLPIGQAGNVDVSGVLSPGLRESDSLLLIRNGTVMRQGRQTSFQLQNLERGEHTLQMVVRDPAGKTLISSNAVTIFVQRASVLRRAP; this is translated from the coding sequence ATGAAATTTCTGTTACTGCTGCTGTGCGTTGTAAGCGCCCAGGTATTGGCCACCGAGGTGTACATTTCCCGCGATGCCGATGGCAACGTTACCTTCAGCGACAAACCCGGCGCCAACGCCCAGCGCCACGAAGTGCGTGAATTACCCTCCATTCCGGCGGTGCGCATTCCCGACAGCGCGCCGCAACCGGCCAAAGTCAACGAGCCCTCCTTCAGCTACACCAGCCTCAGCATTATTACCCCGGTTGATGGCCAGCAACTGCCCATCGGCCAGGCCGGTAATGTGGACGTGTCGGGGGTGCTCAGTCCTGGTCTGCGTGAAAGCGACAGCCTGCTGTTAATCCGCAATGGCACGGTGATGCGGCAGGGCCGGCAAACCTCATTTCAGTTACAGAACCTGGAGCGCGGGGAGCACACCTTGCAGATGGTGGTACGGGACCCGGCCGGAAAAACCCTGATCAGCAGCAATGCGGTGACCATTTTTGTTCAGCGGGCCTCGGTACTGCGCCGCGCCCCCTGA
- a CDS encoding SirB2 family protein, whose product MDYSALKHSHAGLAYLSIMLFVIRFGLFYFAPHWRRNKLLKIVPHIIDTLLLVFAIMLCIQISQYPLTHHWLTAKVLALLAYIGFGVAAIKRASRPAFAGAVLSFGYMLGVAKTKSVLSWLVLL is encoded by the coding sequence ATGGATTATTCTGCCCTGAAACACAGCCATGCCGGTTTGGCCTACCTGAGCATTATGCTGTTCGTTATACGCTTCGGTTTGTTTTATTTTGCTCCGCACTGGCGGCGGAATAAATTGCTGAAAATTGTGCCGCATATTATCGACACATTGTTATTGGTGTTCGCCATTATGCTGTGCATTCAGATCAGCCAGTATCCGCTGACCCACCATTGGCTGACTGCCAAAGTGTTGGCATTGCTGGCCTATATCGGCTTTGGTGTTGCTGCTATTAAACGGGCCAGTCGTCCGGCGTTTGCCGGTGCGGTGCTGAGCTTCGGTTATATGCTGGGCGTGGCCAAAACCAAGTCGGTATTGTCCTGGCTGGTGTTGCTGTAA
- a CDS encoding methyl-accepting chemotaxis protein, with product MSWSDLSLRKKLLVPIALVGILMLVLSALQISTLNRISAQYSSINEIYIPAIELTLNADRDMFQAQIAERTIASGLHQDAFLEMHKENLQQVADRLQKIQQAGISPAARALAGDFLQQFSQWRPRSEELVQDAVNFRLGTATVMAMSTGELDEEFERIRTTLDKLGEFLGSEAQQMQQQAQQTREQAMSTIAMLLLVALLLVVIAGVYFPRLITRPVNELARVLAQMAGGRGDLRHRMPELGKDELGQLSRNFNQFLQGMQHMIGTIRDVGTDVAGNSQNLDSSASESQRISQAYEDAMSLVATANHEMSLAIQEVSVNTQQVSEEAKHADKSAREVSGKFQHAMEEIQALADNVNHSGEVIQELVAETTNIASVLDVIKGIAEQTNLLALNAAIEAARAGEQGRGFAVVADEVRTLASKTQQSTGDINVMIEKLRAGVNRAVSTMSESQKKAVKTVEFASESEGSVRGISTALQSISDRILQIASAIEEQTSVINEINSNLSDAKELSSQGSDSAARINQAVISLNEQAQRLQEEISNFSL from the coding sequence ATGTCCTGGTCCGATCTCAGCCTGCGTAAAAAATTACTGGTACCCATCGCTCTGGTGGGTATTTTAATGCTCGTATTATCCGCCTTGCAGATTTCCACACTGAATCGCATCAGCGCCCAGTACAGCAGCATTAATGAAATTTATATTCCTGCCATTGAATTAACCCTGAATGCTGATCGCGATATGTTTCAGGCACAGATTGCCGAACGCACCATTGCTTCCGGTTTGCATCAGGACGCCTTTCTGGAAATGCACAAAGAAAACCTGCAACAGGTCGCCGACCGGCTGCAAAAAATTCAGCAAGCCGGTATTTCACCCGCGGCCCGCGCCCTGGCCGGTGATTTTCTGCAACAATTTTCCCAGTGGCGCCCGCGCAGCGAAGAGCTGGTTCAGGATGCCGTTAATTTCCGCCTCGGTACCGCAACCGTTATGGCCATGAGCACCGGCGAACTGGATGAAGAATTTGAACGCATCCGCACCACGCTGGATAAACTGGGTGAGTTCTTAGGCAGTGAAGCCCAGCAGATGCAGCAGCAAGCCCAGCAAACCCGTGAACAGGCGATGTCGACCATCGCCATGTTACTGCTGGTTGCGCTGCTACTGGTGGTCATTGCCGGCGTGTATTTCCCGCGTCTGATCACCCGCCCGGTCAATGAGCTGGCCCGGGTGCTGGCGCAGATGGCCGGCGGCCGTGGTGATTTACGCCACCGCATGCCAGAGCTGGGTAAGGATGAACTGGGGCAGCTGAGCCGCAATTTCAACCAGTTCCTGCAGGGTATGCAGCACATGATCGGCACCATCCGCGATGTCGGTACCGATGTTGCCGGTAACAGCCAGAACCTCGACAGCAGCGCCAGTGAAAGCCAGCGCATCAGTCAGGCCTACGAAGATGCCATGAGTCTGGTGGCGACCGCCAACCACGAAATGAGCCTGGCCATTCAGGAAGTATCGGTCAATACCCAGCAGGTTTCCGAGGAAGCCAAACACGCCGATAAATCAGCCCGGGAAGTGTCGGGTAAATTCCAGCATGCCATGGAAGAAATTCAGGCCCTGGCCGACAACGTCAACCATTCCGGTGAAGTGATTCAGGAACTGGTGGCAGAAACCACCAATATTGCGTCCGTGCTGGATGTAATTAAAGGCATTGCCGAACAAACCAACCTGCTGGCGCTGAACGCCGCTATTGAAGCAGCCCGTGCCGGTGAACAAGGCCGGGGCTTTGCCGTGGTGGCCGATGAAGTACGGACACTGGCCAGTAAAACCCAGCAGTCGACCGGCGATATTAATGTCATGATTGAAAAGCTGCGCGCCGGGGTAAACCGGGCCGTCAGCACCATGAGTGAAAGCCAGAAAAAAGCCGTTAAAACCGTGGAATTTGCCAGCGAATCCGAAGGCAGTGTGCGCGGAATTTCCACTGCCTTACAAAGCATCAGCGACCGCATTCTGCAGATTGCCTCGGCCATTGAAGAGCAAACCTCGGTGATTAACGAAATTAACAGCAACCTCAGCGACGCCAAAGAACTCAGCAGCCAGGGCAGTGACAGCGCCGCCCGTATTAATCAGGCAGTAATCAGCCTGAACGAACAGGCGCAGCGCCTGCAGGAAGAAATCAGCAACTTTTCGCTGTAA
- a CDS encoding 2OG-Fe(II) oxygenase, translated as MPATETLFDSIANALYEQGYAITTQAIPDALTQALYQRIQQLQDDDFRQAGTGRQQEHQLNSRIRRDKIRWLGNTDSSEKAWLDFMAELQTYLNRRLFLGLFSYECHFAYYQPGDFYRKHLDAFRGQANRILTTVLYLNPGWQPGDGGELIIYNAENQDDELLRVAPTFGTLVTFLSEEFPHEVVPALNDRYSIAGWFRLNSSNANRADPPR; from the coding sequence GTGCCTGCTACTGAAACCCTGTTCGACAGCATTGCCAACGCACTTTATGAACAGGGCTACGCTATTACCACGCAGGCCATTCCGGACGCCTTAACCCAGGCCTTATATCAGCGCATCCAGCAGTTACAGGACGATGATTTTCGTCAGGCAGGTACCGGCCGGCAACAGGAACATCAGCTCAACAGCCGTATCCGCCGCGATAAAATCCGCTGGCTGGGCAACACCGACAGCAGCGAAAAAGCCTGGCTGGATTTTATGGCGGAATTACAGACCTATCTGAACCGGCGGTTATTTCTCGGCCTGTTCAGCTACGAATGCCACTTCGCCTATTACCAGCCGGGTGATTTTTACCGCAAACATCTGGATGCCTTCCGGGGGCAGGCCAACCGCATCTTAACCACGGTGCTGTATCTGAACCCCGGCTGGCAACCCGGCGACGGTGGTGAGTTAATTATTTATAACGCAGAAAATCAGGACGACGAATTACTGCGCGTCGCTCCCACCTTTGGCACCCTGGTTACCTTTTTAAGTGAAGAATTTCCCCACGAAGTGGTACCTGCGTTAAATGACCGTTACAGCATTGCTGGCTGGTTCCGTCTGAACAGCAGTAACGCCAATCGCGCCGATCCGCCGCGCTGA
- a CDS encoding TMEM165/GDT1 family protein, with the protein MSLYSASLLDSVQHSAFLTSTLAVAVAEIGDKTQLLSLLLAARFHKKRAIVAGILLATLLNHAASAWLGVWLGQSLQLWLQGDAARWLLVAGFALMAVWVLVPDKDDDSVDTHQAWGAFAATTVLFFLAEIGDKTQVATVLLAAEFSSVLWVTLGTTLGMLIANVPVVYYGQRLMQHLPLALARYITSAVFAVLAVWILLS; encoded by the coding sequence ATGTCTCTTTACTCTGCATCTTTGCTGGATTCAGTTCAGCACTCTGCGTTTTTAACCTCCACACTGGCGGTGGCGGTGGCTGAAATCGGTGATAAAACCCAATTATTGTCGCTGTTACTGGCAGCGCGTTTCCATAAAAAGCGCGCCATCGTCGCCGGTATTCTGCTCGCTACCTTACTGAACCATGCCGCCTCGGCCTGGCTGGGCGTATGGCTGGGGCAATCGCTGCAGCTGTGGCTACAGGGCGACGCCGCACGCTGGCTATTGGTCGCCGGCTTTGCGCTGATGGCGGTGTGGGTATTAGTGCCCGATAAAGACGATGACAGCGTCGATACCCACCAGGCCTGGGGAGCGTTTGCCGCCACCACGGTCTTGTTTTTCCTGGCCGAAATCGGAGACAAAACCCAGGTCGCCACGGTGCTGCTGGCAGCGGAATTCAGTTCCGTATTGTGGGTAACCCTGGGCACCACGCTGGGCATGCTGATCGCCAACGTACCGGTGGTGTATTACGGCCAGCGTTTAATGCAGCATTTGCCGCTGGCGCTGGCCCGCTATATCACCAGCGCCGTATTTGCCGTGCTGGCAGTCTGGATTCTGCTCAGCTAA